The segment ACGACGTTGGTCTGTTCCATGACGAAGAAGCGCGCCGAGTCGCGGTCGTAGCCTTCGGCCAGCAGTTTCTCGTAGTCGGTGTGCACATGACGGATATGAGCGATGGTTGCCAGCCACACCGCGATCGTCGGCGGCAAGCCCTTCATATGCACTGCGCCGGCGTCGGCGCGGATCTTTTCCATGTCGGCATAGGGCGCCAGCGGCAACAGCGCTGTCAGCGCCTTGGCGATGGCGCGGCGACGGCCGGTCGGCGCGCTCATCGCACAACCTGTCCTGGCCCGACCTGTCCTGGCTCGTCCCGTCCGGCAATGGTCGCCTCGGCAAAGGCATCGGTCGATGCGAAATAAGGTTTGATGTCGATGACCGGCGTGCCGTCGAGCACGTCGATGGCATCAAGATCGATACGGCCCGTTTCGATATCGAGGGCGACGAGTTTTGCGATATGCAACCCGACCGGGTTCGGCCGGGCCGGGGAGCGCAGTGAAAAAACGCCTTTCGGTTCAGCCGCATGGCGGGGTTTCTGAACAATCAGGGTCCGCGGCGCGTGGTGCAGCCACGACAGGATGATGACGTGGCTGGCGCGTTCAAGCCCGAGCAGGCCCTGGCGATAGGGCAGGTCGATCGTGAGCACCGCCGGTTGTCCGGTTTCGCGCGCGGCTTTCATGTTCTTGGGGCAAGTTTCCCGCGTGGTCCAGGGCGAGGCGATGCGGCCGATGAAGACGACATGGCCGTCCGGCGGCATCTCGGCGGGATCAGTTACCAGAAGCTTTTCGCCGCTGCGCGTTTCGAACATGGTTTTCGCCCCGATCTGCTTCCGGCTGTGCGCGATCCGCCACGCATGCGTCATTTTCTTGTCCGGGAGCGACATAGCGCTTGCAAGCCTATCAAAATCGACATAAACATATGTTTATATCTTTTTCAAAGAGACTGCTCGCATGCATGTCGCGCTCGACACTATGGTAGATACATTGAAGGCGGCGGCCGAATCCAGCCGGTTGCGCATCCTGGCGTTGCTGTCGCGCGGCGACCTCACCGTTTCCGATCTCACCGAAATCCTCGGCCAGTCGCAGCCGCGCGTCTCGCGCCACCTGAAGCTTTTACTGGAGGCGGGGCTGATCGGCCGCTATCAGGAGGGCTCATGGGCCTTCTTCCGGCTGTCGGATTCGGATGCGGCGCGGGACTTCGTGCTCAGGCTGGTCTCTGGTATCCGGGGTGCCGATCCGCAGGTCGAGCGTGACCTCGAGCGGTTGGCGGCGGTCAAGCGCAAGCGGCAGGATCGCGCCGCCGAATATTTCTCCGTAAATGCCGCAAGCTGGGACCACATCCGCTCGCTGCATGTGCCGGACCGCGCCGTGGAGGCAGCGCTGCTCAAGCTCGTCGGCAAGCGGCCGTTCCAGTCGATGCTCGACCTTGGCACCGGCACCGGGCGGCTGCTCGAAATCTTTTCGCCGCTCTACCGGCGCGGCATCGGCATCGACATGTCGCGCGAGATGTTGACGGTGGCGCGCGCTAATCTCGACAAGGCCGGCATTTCGAACGCCCAGGTGCGCCAGGGGGACATCTTTGCGCCGCCGGTCGAGCGCGACGCCTTCGATCTCGTCACCATCCACCAGGTGCTGCACTATCTCGACGATCCTGCCCGCGCCATCCGCGAGGCAGCAAGGCTGCTGCGTCCGGCAGGCCGGCTGGTGATCGTGGATTTCGCGCCGCATTCGCTGGAATTCCTGCGCGACACCCACGCGCATGTGCGGCTCGGCTTTGCCGACCGGCAGATCACCGAGTGGTTTTCCGAGGCCGGGCTCGACCTCGAGGAGAGCCAGGAATTCGAGCCGCGCGCCGGCAATGAACCCAAGCTCACCGTAAAACTGTGGCTCGGCCGTGACCAGCGCATGCTGATCGCCGATCCTTCCACCCACACACAACCGGCCAATGCCTATCCGATAGGGGAAACCGCCTGATGAACCAGTTCCGATTTTCCCGCCGCCCCGACATTGGCGACAAGATCAGGGTTTCGTTCGAGTTCTTCCCGCCGAAGAGCGACGAGATGGAAGCAAGGCTGTGGGACACCGTTACCCGGCTGCAGCCGCTCAAGCCGAAATTCGTCTCTGTCACCTATGGCGCCGGCGGCTCGACCCGCGAGCGCACGGCGCGCACGGTCAAGCGCATCCTCAACGAAACGGCGCTGACGCCGGCGGCGCACATGACGTGCGTCGATGCGGCGCGTCACGAGGTCGACGAGGTCATTCAGGAATTCGCCGACATGGGTGTCACCCGTTTCGTCGCCCTGCGCGGCGATCCGGCCGAGGGCGTCGGCGCAGCCTACCGTCCGCATCCGGACGGCTATGCCAATGGCGCCGAACTGGTGGGGGCGTTGAAAGGCGTCGGCGATTTCGACATCTCGGTCTCCGCCTATCCGGAAAAGCATCCGGAGAGCCCGGATTTCGCCACCGATATCGATATGCTGAAGCGCAAGGTCGACAATGGCGCGACGCGGGCGATCACCCAGTTCTTCTTCGACAACGATCTCTACGAGCGCTACGTCGAGCGGGCGCGGCGGGCCGGCATCTACATACCGATCGTGCCGGGCATATTGCCGATCCACAATTTTACCCAGGTCGGCAATTTCTCGGCGCGCTGCGGCACGCTGGTGCCTGCGTGGCTGGCCGAGCGCTTCGACGGGCTGCAGGCGGACCCGCAGACGCATGCGCTGGTGGCGTCCGCGGTGGCGGCCGAGCAGGTGCTGGACCTTGTCGAGCGCGGCGTCGGCGATTTTCACTTCTACACCATGAACCGGGCCGATCTGGTGTTCGCCGTCTGCCACATGATCGGCATCCGCTCGCATGAGGCTGAAGCCGCGGGTTCCGCTGCGGCGTAAGCCCCGTCGAACCTTTAAGATGCAAAAAGGCCGGGTAAAAACCCGGCCTTTTCAATGACTTGGACTATTTTGTGCTGATCTTCCGTTGCTTGGCGGGTCTATGGAAGAAAGCCCATAATCAGCGCCCCGATGAATGCAAATGCAGCACAAATCATCAATGCGTTGATTGGCCTCGTGAGTCCCATGTCATAGCCTCCTCTTAAAGAGCTATGGCCAGAGTCTAGGGGCATTTCTGCCACAGGCAAGCGGAAACTATGCTGCAATGCGACGACATTGTGGAAGTTACGACAGGCCATTTGCCGTTAACCATTGAAATTGTTCGGCAAAATCCCGCTTCGGACCTTTGTATAAAATGTGACGAAGCGGGGGCAAGGATTGATATGGCAGCGCTACCGCCGCCGAAAGCCTGAATCGATTTCGGGTTGATGCGAAGATTCGGACGCGTTGGAACGTTTGCGCGTCCGATTGGATGCGAAGCTCTACAGCGTGTCGCGTCTGGGAGGCGGTTCAAGCCCGAGGGCATGCTTTGGGCGACATGCATCAGAGTCGGCCGAACAGGCGGCCGTCGATGGTGACGAGGCCGAGCGCGATCAGCGCCATGCCGCCGAGTTCGAACAATTCGAGCCGTTCGCCCAGGAACAGAAAGCCGAGCAGGATGGCGCTGGCCGGCACGATGAGCGTGACCAGCGAGGCGTTGGTGGCGCCGGCCGAGGCGACGAGGTTGAAATAGAGAATGTAGGCGAAGGCGGTGGAAAAAAGGGCCAGCGCCAACACCGCCACCCAGACCGGCGGCGAGGCCGAAAACAGATTGGCAGTGCCGTGGCCAACCAGCACGATCGGGATCATGATGATGGTCGAGGCGGTCAATTGTCCAGTGGCGATGACCGGTGACGGCACGCCCTTGAGGCGGCGGGCGATCATCAAGGCCACCGCATAGGACAGCGACGCGCCGACCAGCGCGAATTTCGCCCAGACCGGACCGCCCAGCCCGGCAAGCAGGCCGGGACCGATCATCACCGCCGTGCCGACGATGCCGAGCGCGATCCCGGCAAGCTTGTTCCAGGAGAGTTTTTCGTCTGACGTCAGCGCGTTGGCGAGGATCAACGTCCAGAACGGCGTCGTCGAATTGAGCACCGAGGCGATACCGGCGCCAAGCTCGGTCTGGCCGGCGAAGATCAGCGAGAACGGAATGACGTTGTTGACGAGCGCCAGCAGGAAGAACAGGCCGGCATGTGGCAAGGCGAGGCGGAAGGATGGACCGCGCAGACCGAGATAAAGCTGCAGCGCCAGCGCCGCGACGGCGACGCGAAACAGCACCAGCACCAGCGGCGGAATCTCGGCAACCTCAATGCGGGCAAAGAAGAACGAGCCACCCCAGATCGCACCGAGCAGCAGAAGCTGCGCCCAGTCTTTCAGGGCCATGGGGCCGCGCATTGCCGTCGTCGTTGTGACCGCCATGGATGGTCCTCCCGGATGGCTCTGAGTGCCGAGTCGATCAGGCGTCTGTTCAGGCCATATTCCGTTTGATGGCAAGGGCCACCCGAAACCAGATCAGTGGACTAGCATTCCATCATCTGCCGTAGCGCCGCAGCGTCAGGGTTGCGAGACACAGAATTGTTTTCATTCCCGCATAGGTTGGATTAATTGTGCGCAGTCCAAGTCGAGGGATTCGTCCATGCAGCAATTCGAAAATGCGCGCGAAGCGGCGCTGGCGCTTCGCCCGGACGATCCGATCTATTGCTTTCGCCCGCAGGTGCTGAAGGCGGACGCCAGGCAGTTCATGGGCATGTTTCCCGGCAGGACCGCCTATGCGGTCAAGACCAACGGCGAGCAGATCGTGCTGAAAGCGCTGGTCGAGGCCGGCGTCGGCGCTTTCGACGTGGCATCGCCCGGCGAATTCGCCGCCGTGCGCGCGGTCTCGCCCGACGCCGAGATGCTCTACATGCATCCGGTCAAGGCACAGTCGGACATCAAGCTGGCGCTGGAGAAATATGGCATCCGGGTCATCTCGCTCGACCATGAGGACGAGATCACCAAGCTGACCCGCGTGGTGCGGGCGCTGGACATCGATCCAGGTGCGATCACCGTGTTCGTGCGCATCCAGACGAAAGGATCGGCCGCCTACGAACTGTCGAAGAAGTTTGGCGCCGGCCCGGCCAACGCCGTCGATCTGGCCGAACGGCTGAACCGGACGGGCTACAAGGTTGGGCTGTGCTTTCATGTCGGCAGCCAGATCGAGGATCCCGACACCTATGAGCGGGCGCTGGCCTCGGCCGACTGGGTGCGCAACCGTGTCAGCTTCGACATTGCCGGCCTCGACGTCGGTGGCGGTTTTCCCGCCGAATACGGCCATGATCCCAACCGCAAGCAGATCGAGATGCCGTCGCTCGGCCAGATCATGTCGCGGCTGTCGGGCGACCTGAAGGAATACCAGTTCGACCAGATGCCGCTGGTGGCGGAGCCGGGCCGGGTAATCGTGGCGCGCTGCCTGTCGCTGATCGTGCGCGTGCTGCTGCGCAAGGGCAAGCGGCTCTACATCAATGACGGCATCTGGGCGTCGCTGTCGGATTCATGGACCGGCAAGATCACACTGCCGGCGCGCTTCATTCCAGACCCGGCGATCCGCTCGCGCAATGGCGAGGAGAAGACCATCGTGCCGTTCAAGGTGTGCGGCGCGACCTGCGATTCCGTCGACATCCTGTCGCGGCCGTTCTGGCTGCCGGAAACTGTCGATACCGGCGACTGGATCGAGATCGGCCATATCGGCGCCTATTCGCTGTCGCTGAGGACACGGTTCAACGGCTTCTACCCCGACACCTTCGTCGAGGTGACGACGCCGTTCGACGAGGGCGACGCGCCGCAGGGGTTCGCCAGCCTGGAAACGATGGCGGATTGAATGGTGAATAGTGAATAGTGAATAGTCAGTAGTCTGTAGTCTGTAGTCGGTAGTCTGTAGTCGGTAGTCTGTAGTCGGTAGTGAATATCTGATTCCATTCACCATTCACTACTCACTAAACAACGCCGCCGCCGGCCTGAATGTTTTCGCCAGTCAGCCAGCGGGCCTCGTCGGAGGCGAGGAAAACCGCGACATCGGCGACGTCACGCGGCGCTCCGATCCTGCCGAAGGGCGACATGCCGGCGGCGATCGCGCGGTCCCGCTCGGGCAGCAGGTCGGTGTCGGTAAAACCTGGCGAAAGCGCGTTCACGGTGACGGAGCGCGGTCCGAGTTCGCGCGAGAGGACGCGGACGAACTGCTCGACGGCTCCTTTGCTGCCGAGATAAAGCGCGGTCTGGGTGAAGAACATCTTGGTTCCACCGGTGGAGACGGCGATGATGCGGCCACCGTCGCGGACGCGGCGCGCCGCTTCCTGAAGCGTGAAGAAGGTGCCTTTGGCATTGGCGCCGAAGACGTGGTCGAAGTCGGCTTCGGTGGCCTCGACCAGCGGCTTAATGACGGCGACGCCGACATTGGCGACGACGATGTCAATCGCCCCCATCTGTTTTTCGGTTTCATCGAACAGCCGGCGAATGTCGGAAACGCTGGAGATATCGGCCTGAATGGCGACGGCCTTGCCGCCATTCTCGCGGATGGCGGCAACGGCTTCCTGGGCGGCTTTCTCGTTGCTGACATAATTGACGACCACGGCCGCACCGTTTGCCGCGAGCCCCTCGGCGATGGCGCGGCCGATGCCGCGCGAACTGCCGGTCACGAGCGCGGTTTTGCCTTCAAGCGAATGATACATAGCTGTCCCTTTCTCGCCTGGCTACGGCCGCTCCTAATCGAGCGGCGGTTCCATGTCGAAGTTAGGGGCATGCTATTGCTCAGATAATGGCCTATTATCGAACAGCCTTGTTAAGCCTGAGGGACATAATGCGAGGGACCGAGTTTTCCGAGCTGAAGGCGTTCGCAACGATCGTCGAGGAAGGCAGCTTTGTCCGCGCCGCGGCCAGGCTCAGGATTTCGCCGCCGGCGCTCAGCCAGACGATACGCG is part of the Mesorhizobium sp. L-2-11 genome and harbors:
- a CDS encoding DUF2293 domain-containing protein: MSAPTGRRRAIAKALTALLPLAPYADMEKIRADAGAVHMKGLPPTIAVWLATIAHIRHVHTDYEKLLAEGYDRDSARFFVMEQTNVVLTRWRATRLLEDDGEE
- the tsaA gene encoding tRNA (N6-threonylcarbamoyladenosine(37)-N6)-methyltransferase TrmO; the protein is MFETRSGEKLLVTDPAEMPPDGHVVFIGRIASPWTTRETCPKNMKAARETGQPAVLTIDLPYRQGLLGLERASHVIILSWLHHAPRTLIVQKPRHAAEPKGVFSLRSPARPNPVGLHIAKLVALDIETGRIDLDAIDVLDGTPVIDIKPYFASTDAFAEATIAGRDEPGQVGPGQVVR
- a CDS encoding ArsR/SmtB family transcription factor; translated protein: MHVALDTMVDTLKAAAESSRLRILALLSRGDLTVSDLTEILGQSQPRVSRHLKLLLEAGLIGRYQEGSWAFFRLSDSDAARDFVLRLVSGIRGADPQVERDLERLAAVKRKRQDRAAEYFSVNAASWDHIRSLHVPDRAVEAALLKLVGKRPFQSMLDLGTGTGRLLEIFSPLYRRGIGIDMSREMLTVARANLDKAGISNAQVRQGDIFAPPVERDAFDLVTIHQVLHYLDDPARAIREAARLLRPAGRLVIVDFAPHSLEFLRDTHAHVRLGFADRQITEWFSEAGLDLEESQEFEPRAGNEPKLTVKLWLGRDQRMLIADPSTHTQPANAYPIGETA
- the metF gene encoding methylenetetrahydrofolate reductase [NAD(P)H], translating into MNQFRFSRRPDIGDKIRVSFEFFPPKSDEMEARLWDTVTRLQPLKPKFVSVTYGAGGSTRERTARTVKRILNETALTPAAHMTCVDAARHEVDEVIQEFADMGVTRFVALRGDPAEGVGAAYRPHPDGYANGAELVGALKGVGDFDISVSAYPEKHPESPDFATDIDMLKRKVDNGATRAITQFFFDNDLYERYVERARRAGIYIPIVPGILPIHNFTQVGNFSARCGTLVPAWLAERFDGLQADPQTHALVASAVAAEQVLDLVERGVGDFHFYTMNRADLVFAVCHMIGIRSHEAEAAGSAAA
- a CDS encoding DMT family transporter; translation: MAVTTTTAMRGPMALKDWAQLLLLGAIWGGSFFFARIEVAEIPPLVLVLFRVAVAALALQLYLGLRGPSFRLALPHAGLFFLLALVNNVIPFSLIFAGQTELGAGIASVLNSTTPFWTLILANALTSDEKLSWNKLAGIALGIVGTAVMIGPGLLAGLGGPVWAKFALVGASLSYAVALMIARRLKGVPSPVIATGQLTASTIIMIPIVLVGHGTANLFSASPPVWVAVLALALFSTAFAYILYFNLVASAGATNASLVTLIVPASAILLGFLFLGERLELFELGGMALIALGLVTIDGRLFGRL
- a CDS encoding alanine racemase is translated as MQQFENAREAALALRPDDPIYCFRPQVLKADARQFMGMFPGRTAYAVKTNGEQIVLKALVEAGVGAFDVASPGEFAAVRAVSPDAEMLYMHPVKAQSDIKLALEKYGIRVISLDHEDEITKLTRVVRALDIDPGAITVFVRIQTKGSAAYELSKKFGAGPANAVDLAERLNRTGYKVGLCFHVGSQIEDPDTYERALASADWVRNRVSFDIAGLDVGGGFPAEYGHDPNRKQIEMPSLGQIMSRLSGDLKEYQFDQMPLVAEPGRVIVARCLSLIVRVLLRKGKRLYINDGIWASLSDSWTGKITLPARFIPDPAIRSRNGEEKTIVPFKVCGATCDSVDILSRPFWLPETVDTGDWIEIGHIGAYSLSLRTRFNGFYPDTFVEVTTPFDEGDAPQGFASLETMAD
- a CDS encoding SDR family oxidoreductase, with the protein product MYHSLEGKTALVTGSSRGIGRAIAEGLAANGAAVVVNYVSNEKAAQEAVAAIRENGGKAVAIQADISSVSDIRRLFDETEKQMGAIDIVVANVGVAVIKPLVEATEADFDHVFGANAKGTFFTLQEAARRVRDGGRIIAVSTGGTKMFFTQTALYLGSKGAVEQFVRVLSRELGPRSVTVNALSPGFTDTDLLPERDRAIAAGMSPFGRIGAPRDVADVAVFLASDEARWLTGENIQAGGGVV